CCTGCGCGCCAATCTGCGTGGCGGTGTCCAGGGGGTTGCCCTGCACGATGCGCTTCGTGCGCTCCACCGCCCTGGCGATGAACTCGTCGTAGAAGCGCTCGGCCACGAGCGAGCGGGACGGGCAGGTGCACACCTCGCCCTGGTTGAGGGCGAACATGGCGAAGCCCTCCAGCGCCTTCTGGGCGAAGTCATCGTCCTTCGCGAAGACGTCCTCGAAGAAGATGTTGGGGGACTTGCCGCCCAGCTCCAGGGTGACCGGGATGATGTTCTCGGAGGCGTACTGCATGATGAGGCGGCCGGTGGTCGTCTCACCCGTGAAGGCAATCTTCGCGATGCGCTTGTTGCTGGCGAGCGGCTTGCCGGCCTCGATGCCGAAGCCGTTCACGATGTTGAGCACGCCGGGGGGAAGCAGGTCGCCCACCAGCTCCGCGAACTTGAGGATGGTGACGGGGGTCTGCTCCGCGGGCTTGAGGACCACGCAGTTGCCCGCGGCGAGCGCGGGGGCCAGCTTCCACGCGGCCATGAGCAGCGGGAAGTTCCACGGGATGATCTGCCCCACGACGCCGAGCGGCTCCGTGAAGTGGTAGGCGACGGTGTTGTCATCCAGCTGGCTGAGCGAGCCTTCCTGCGCGCGGATACAACCCGCGAAGTAGCGGAAGTGGTCGATGGCGAGCGGCAGGTCCGCGGCGAGCGTCTCGCGGACGGGCTTGCCGTTGTCCCATGTCTCGGAGACGGCGAGCATCTCCAGGTTCTGCTCCATGCGGTCGGCGATCTTCAGCAGGATGTTGGCCCGCTCGCCGGCGGCGGTGCGGCCCCACGCGTCCTTCGCCTTGTGCGCGGCGTCGAGCGCCTTCTCGATGTCCTCCGCCGTGGAGCGGGGAATCTCGCAGAAGGGGCGGCCGGTGACGGGGCTGATGTTCTCGAAGTACTGGCCCTTCACGGGCGGGACGAACTCACCGCCGATGTAGTTGCCGTAACGGCTCTTGTACTCGACCTTGCTGCCCTTCTGACCCGGAGCTTCATAGACCTTCGACATGGGGACTCCCTGCGTTGGGTTTTGACGCACTCCTGTGGGGGTTGAAGCGGAACAGACCATAGGCAGGTAACGCTTCGCGTTGTGTGCGCGGAGCCGGAGGGAAATGTTTGTTAATGGTTGATCGCTGAATCAGTCACTCGGGCGTGATGCGAGCGGGCGGCCAGGGTGCCCTTGCTGCCATCCAGCAGGTCTTCCACCTCAAGAGGTGGGGGCACGTCATGCAACTGTTTCGAGACCGCGTCGACGCCGGCCATGCGCTGGGCCAACGGCTCCGCGTCCTGCTCGGTGGAGGCGATGACCTGTTGGTGTTGGCGCTGCCGCGCGGCGGTGTGCCGGTGGGGTTCGAGGTCGCTCGGATCCTCGGGGTGCCACTGGACGTGTTCGTGGTGCGCAAGCTCGGCACGCCGGGGCACGAGGAGCTGGCCATGGGGGCCATCGCCACCGGCGGCGTCACGGTCCTCAACGAGGGGGTCGTGCGGAGGCTGGGGATTCCCCGGTCGGCCATCGCGGCGGCGGCGGAGCGTGAAGCGCGGGAGCTGGCCCGCAGGGAGCATCTCTTCCGCGAGGGCAGGCCTCCCGCGCGAATCGAGGGGCGGACGGTGATCGTGGTGGATGACGGGCTGGCCACGGGCTCCACCATGCGGGCGGCGCTCCGGGCGCTGCGTCAGCATCAGCCCGCGCGCATCGTGGTGGGAGTGCCGGTAGGCGCGCCGGAGACATGCGCGGACCTGGAGCGAGAGGCGGACCTGCTCGTCTGCCTTCACACTCCGGAGCCGTTCTACGCGGTGGGGCAGTGGTTCGAGGACTTCGCGCAGACCACCGACGACGAGGTGCGCGAGTTGCTGGCGCGCGCGGCGCACGGGGAAGGGGCTGCCGTGAGTCCGGCGGAGGGTTGAAACATGGCTGAATACAGGATTTCAGAGCACGCGGTGCGGCTGGAGGTGGAGCCCGGCGTGGAGTTGGACGGAACGCTGAGCGTGCCGGAGCCGGTCTCGGGCGTGGTGCTGTTCGCGCACGGCAGTGGCAGCAGCCGCTTCAGTCC
The sequence above is drawn from the Corallococcus sp. NCRR genome and encodes:
- the adh gene encoding aldehyde dehydrogenase, whose protein sequence is MSKVYEAPGQKGSKVEYKSRYGNYIGGEFVPPVKGQYFENISPVTGRPFCEIPRSTAEDIEKALDAAHKAKDAWGRTAAGERANILLKIADRMEQNLEMLAVSETWDNGKPVRETLAADLPLAIDHFRYFAGCIRAQEGSLSQLDDNTVAYHFTEPLGVVGQIIPWNFPLLMAAWKLAPALAAGNCVVLKPAEQTPVTILKFAELVGDLLPPGVLNIVNGFGIEAGKPLASNKRIAKIAFTGETTTGRLIMQYASENIIPVTLELGGKSPNIFFEDVFAKDDDFAQKALEGFAMFALNQGEVCTCPSRSLVAERFYDEFIARAVERTKRIVQGNPLDTATQIGAQASNDQLEKILSYLDIGKKEGAKVLTGGGRKSLSGALAEGYYVEPTIFEGHNKMRVFQEEIFGPVVAVAKFKDAADALAMANDTLYGLGAGVWTRDNSTAYRMGRGIQAGRVWVNCYHLYPAHAAFGGYKQSGIGRETHKMMLNHYQQTKNLLVSYDPKPMGFF
- a CDS encoding phosphoribosyltransferase, which gives rise to MQLFRDRVDAGHALGQRLRVLLGGGDDLLVLALPRGGVPVGFEVARILGVPLDVFVVRKLGTPGHEELAMGAIATGGVTVLNEGVVRRLGIPRSAIAAAAEREARELARREHLFREGRPPARIEGRTVIVVDDGLATGSTMRAALRALRQHQPARIVVGVPVGAPETCADLEREADLLVCLHTPEPFYAVGQWFEDFAQTTDDEVRELLARAAHGEGAAVSPAEG